In Holophagales bacterium, one DNA window encodes the following:
- a CDS encoding formyltransferase, which translates to MRAVVLGYHTMGCLGFEALRRHGFEVPAVFTHRDDPHEEIWWDSLAERAERAGSAVHYPEKGEVGTPGFAAAVATYRPDFLFSFYFRFMLPEAVLAVAPRGALNLHGSLLPRYRGRAPVNWVLVEGERETGVTLHYMVAKPDAGAIVDQERVEIAFEDTALTLYRKLEPAAVRLLDRALPRLAAGTAEARPMDLAAGCYRGGRKPADGRIDWSLPARRIYDLVRAVTHPYPGAFTEAGAERLLVWWALPVPAREGDPPAAPGTIVELNSRELLVATGDGLLALHRCQLEGGEEGDAPAIARSRGLAVGKRLGEGREAP; encoded by the coding sequence ATGAGAGCGGTCGTCCTCGGCTATCACACGATGGGCTGCCTGGGTTTCGAGGCGCTGAGGCGCCACGGTTTCGAGGTGCCGGCGGTCTTCACGCATCGCGACGACCCGCACGAGGAGATCTGGTGGGACTCGCTCGCCGAGCGCGCCGAGCGCGCCGGCTCGGCGGTGCACTACCCGGAGAAGGGCGAGGTCGGTACGCCGGGGTTCGCCGCCGCGGTCGCCACCTATCGCCCCGACTTCCTCTTCTCGTTCTACTTCCGCTTCATGCTGCCCGAGGCGGTGCTCGCGGTGGCGCCACGCGGCGCGCTCAACCTGCACGGATCGCTCCTCCCCCGCTACCGCGGGCGCGCGCCGGTCAATTGGGTGCTCGTCGAGGGCGAGCGCGAGACCGGCGTGACCCTCCACTACATGGTGGCCAAGCCGGACGCCGGAGCGATCGTCGACCAGGAGCGGGTGGAGATCGCCTTCGAGGACACGGCGCTCACGCTCTATCGCAAGCTCGAGCCCGCCGCCGTCCGCCTGCTCGACCGCGCCCTGCCGCGGCTGGCTGCCGGCACGGCCGAGGCGCGACCGATGGACCTCGCCGCCGGCTGCTACCGCGGCGGTCGCAAGCCGGCCGACGGCCGGATCGACTGGTCGCTGCCGGCGCGACGGATCTACGACCTGGTGCGCGCCGTCACCCATCCGTACCCTGGCGCCTTCACCGAAGCCGGCGCGGAGCGGCTGCTCGTCTGGTGGGCGCTTCCGGTTCCTGCCCGCGAAGGCGACCCTCCGGCCGCGCCCGGTACGATCGTCGAGCTCAATTCGCGCGAGCTGCTCGTCGCCACCGGCGACGGCCTGCTCGCGCTTCACCGCTGCCAGCTCGAAGGCGGCGAGGAGGGCGACGCTCCGGCGATCGCCCGCTCGCGCGGCCTCGCCGTCGGCAAGCGTCTCGGAGAGGGGCGAGAGGCACCATGA
- a CDS encoding glycosyltransferase yields MHGAERTAADRSAADPWLSVVVPVFNEEENLAELHRRLSAALGSLDRTYELLLVNDGSRDRSLELLRELTAADPHVVVIDFNRNYGQHAAVFAGFEASRGEIVVTLDADLQNPPEEVPKLVAKMEEGYDVVGSVRVARQDTLFRRLASRLVNRITAAATGVELSDYGCMLRAYRRQVVKTLCASQEISTFIPVLADMFAGRVTEVPVAHAERARGESKYSIWKLVRLQFDLMTSFSLWPLRATMVLGIATSAAAMGIALVLAAGRLIYGAEWAVSGVFTLFALLFSFVGVLLFALGLLGEYVGRIYQEVRRRPRFVVRQVLRHASVDREETR; encoded by the coding sequence TCGTCGTTCCCGTCTTCAACGAGGAAGAGAACCTCGCGGAGCTGCACCGCCGACTGAGCGCCGCCCTCGGGTCGCTCGACCGCACCTACGAGCTCCTGCTGGTCAACGACGGCAGTCGCGACCGCTCGCTCGAGCTGCTGCGCGAGCTCACCGCCGCCGACCCGCACGTCGTGGTCATCGACTTCAATCGCAACTACGGCCAGCACGCTGCGGTCTTCGCCGGCTTCGAAGCCTCGCGCGGCGAGATCGTCGTGACTCTCGACGCCGACCTGCAGAACCCGCCCGAAGAGGTGCCGAAGCTGGTGGCCAAGATGGAAGAGGGCTACGACGTCGTCGGCTCGGTGCGGGTGGCGCGGCAGGACACCCTGTTCCGCCGGCTCGCCTCGCGCCTGGTCAACCGGATCACCGCAGCGGCGACCGGCGTGGAGCTCTCCGACTACGGCTGCATGCTGCGCGCCTACCGTCGGCAGGTGGTCAAGACGCTCTGCGCTTCGCAGGAGATCTCGACCTTCATCCCGGTGCTCGCCGACATGTTCGCCGGGCGCGTCACCGAGGTGCCCGTCGCCCATGCCGAGCGGGCGCGCGGCGAGAGCAAGTACTCGATCTGGAAGCTCGTCCGCCTGCAGTTCGACCTGATGACCAGCTTCTCGCTCTGGCCGCTGCGCGCCACCATGGTCCTCGGCATCGCCACCTCCGCCGCGGCGATGGGGATCGCCCTGGTGCTCGCCGCCGGCCGGCTGATCTACGGCGCCGAGTGGGCCGTCTCGGGGGTCTTCACCCTCTTCGCGCTCCTCTTCTCCTTCGTCGGCGTGCTGCTCTTCGCCCTTGGACTGCTCGGCGAATACGTCGGCCGGATCTACCAGGAGGTTCGCCGCCGACCGCGCTTCGTCGTGCGCCAGGTGCTGCGTCACGCCTCCGTCGACCGTGAGGAGACGCGATGA